A genomic region of Gemmata massiliana contains the following coding sequences:
- the uvrB gene encoding excinuclease ABC subunit UvrB gives MAAKFQLTSQYAPAGDQPKAIEQLTQGFANGKKVQVLLGATGTGKTFTASCMIEKLQKPTLVLAHNKTLAAQLYKEFKGFFKNNAVHYFVSYYDYYQPEAYIPQRDIYIEKDSSINENIDRLRLAATSALVSREDVIIVASVSCIYGLGSPSDYKRMMVYIQKGETLDRDNTLLRLIDVQYKRNDIAFERGTVRVRGDTIDVWPASEEFAYRIELFGDEVETLSVIHPLTGETIKPLDELYIYPAKHFVTPEERVQAAVKGIEDELNARLEQFKNEGKILEMERLKARCRYDLDMLREVGYCSGIENYARWFSGRAPGEPPYTLIDFFPEDFLLVVDESHVTLPQVRGMYFGDRSRKETLVEHGFRLPSALDNRPLKFDEFEGRMKQCLCLSATPGPYELEKVGGEVVEQVIRPTGLVDPVIHVKPARGQVKDLEAEVRARAAKGERALVTVLTKRMAEDLTTYFRDAGMRCKWLHSELDAIERITVLRELREGQFDVLVGVNLLREGLDLPEVSLVAILDADKEGFLRSDKSLIQTMGRAARNVNAEVVLYADVVTDSMSRAMNETNRRRVIQLAYNVEHNITPTTVKTAIKNEIEDEIEAHQMAQAAATGSTAAAEDYVTVEYVQSLYEEMLEAAKTLDFERAQALRDQIVKLEGELKKKHGTAAPPSVLGNKSVPVSQPAGAKRKSKWKKGGA, from the coding sequence CAGTACGCCCCCGCGGGCGACCAGCCCAAGGCCATCGAGCAACTCACGCAGGGCTTCGCTAACGGCAAGAAGGTGCAGGTACTCCTCGGCGCCACCGGGACCGGGAAGACGTTCACCGCGAGCTGCATGATCGAGAAGCTCCAAAAACCCACACTCGTCCTCGCGCACAACAAGACGCTTGCGGCGCAGCTCTACAAGGAGTTCAAGGGGTTCTTCAAGAACAACGCGGTCCACTACTTCGTCAGCTACTACGACTACTACCAGCCCGAAGCGTACATCCCGCAGCGCGACATCTACATCGAAAAAGACTCCTCGATTAACGAGAACATCGACCGACTCCGGCTCGCCGCGACGTCCGCGCTCGTGAGCCGCGAAGACGTCATCATTGTGGCGAGCGTCTCGTGCATTTACGGTCTCGGTAGCCCGTCCGATTACAAGCGAATGATGGTCTACATCCAGAAGGGCGAGACGCTCGATCGCGACAACACGCTCCTGCGGCTCATCGACGTCCAGTACAAGCGCAACGACATCGCGTTCGAGCGCGGGACGGTCCGGGTGCGCGGCGACACCATCGACGTGTGGCCCGCGTCCGAAGAGTTCGCGTACCGCATCGAGCTGTTCGGCGACGAGGTCGAAACGCTCTCGGTCATTCACCCGCTCACGGGCGAGACAATTAAACCGCTCGACGAACTGTACATCTACCCGGCCAAACACTTCGTCACGCCCGAAGAGCGCGTGCAGGCGGCCGTGAAGGGCATCGAAGACGAACTGAACGCCCGACTCGAACAGTTCAAGAACGAGGGCAAGATTCTCGAAATGGAGCGCCTTAAAGCGCGCTGCCGGTACGACCTCGACATGCTCCGCGAGGTCGGCTACTGCTCGGGTATCGAGAACTACGCCCGGTGGTTCAGCGGGCGCGCGCCGGGCGAGCCCCCGTACACGCTCATCGACTTCTTCCCCGAAGATTTCCTGCTCGTCGTGGACGAATCGCACGTCACACTGCCCCAAGTGCGCGGGATGTACTTCGGCGACCGCAGCCGCAAAGAAACGCTCGTCGAGCACGGGTTCCGGCTCCCCAGCGCGCTCGACAACCGGCCGCTCAAGTTCGACGAGTTCGAGGGCCGGATGAAGCAGTGCCTCTGCCTCTCCGCCACCCCAGGCCCCTACGAACTGGAGAAAGTCGGCGGTGAGGTCGTCGAACAGGTCATTCGCCCGACGGGGTTGGTCGATCCGGTCATTCACGTCAAACCCGCACGCGGACAAGTGAAAGACCTGGAAGCGGAAGTGCGCGCCCGCGCCGCGAAGGGCGAACGGGCGCTCGTTACGGTGTTGACGAAGCGCATGGCCGAAGACCTCACGACGTATTTCCGCGACGCCGGGATGCGGTGCAAGTGGTTGCACTCGGAACTCGACGCCATCGAGCGCATCACGGTGCTGCGCGAGCTGCGCGAGGGACAATTTGATGTACTCGTCGGCGTGAACCTGTTGCGCGAGGGTTTGGACCTCCCCGAAGTGTCGCTGGTCGCGATCCTCGACGCGGACAAGGAGGGGTTCCTCCGGTCCGACAAGTCGCTGATCCAGACGATGGGCCGCGCCGCCCGGAACGTGAACGCGGAGGTTGTGTTGTACGCGGACGTCGTGACCGACTCGATGAGCCGCGCGATGAACGAGACGAACCGCCGGCGCGTGATTCAGCTCGCGTACAACGTGGAGCACAATATCACGCCGACAACGGTGAAAACGGCGATCAAGAACGAGATCGAGGACGAGATCGAAGCACACCAAATGGCGCAGGCCGCCGCGACCGGCAGCACTGCCGCGGCGGAAGACTACGTGACAGTCGAGTACGTGCAGAGCCTCTACGAAGAGATGCTCGAAGCTGCGAAGACATTGGATTTCGAGCGCGCTCAGGCGCTGCGCGACCAGATCGTGAAGCTCGAAGGCGAACTCAAGAAGAAGCACGGCACCGCGGCACCGCCGAGCGTCCTAGGCAACAAGAGCGTTCCCGTGAGCCAGCCGGCGGGCGCCAAGCGCAAGTCGAAATGGAAGAAGGGCGGAGCGTGA